The following are encoded together in the Triticum dicoccoides isolate Atlit2015 ecotype Zavitan chromosome 6B, WEW_v2.0, whole genome shotgun sequence genome:
- the LOC119323589 gene encoding peptidyl-prolyl cis-trans isomerase-like — protein MANPRVFFDMTVGGAPAGRIVMELYKDAVPRTVENFRALCTGEKGVGKSGKPLHYKGSSFHRVIPDFMCQGGDFTKGNGTGGESIYGEKFADEKFVHKHTKPGILSMANAGPNTNGSQFFICTVPCNWLDGKHVVFGEVVEGMDVVKNIEKVGSRSGTCSKQVVIADCGQL, from the coding sequence ATGGCCAACCCGAGGGTGTTCTTCGACATGACCGTCGGCGGCGCGCCGGCCGGGCGCATCGTGATGGAGCTGTACAAGGACGCGGTGCCGCGGACGGTGGAGAACTTCCGCGCGCTCTGCACCGGCGAGAAGGGCGTCGGCAAGAGCGGCAAGCCACTGCACTACAAGGGCAGCTCGTTCCACCGCGTGATCCCCGACTTCATGTGCCAGGGCGGCGACTTCACCAAGGGCAACGGCACCGGCGGCGAGTCCATCTACGGCGAGAAGTTCGCCGACGAGAAGTTCGTCCACAAGCACACCAAGCCCGGGATCCTCTCCATGGCCAACGCGGGCCCCAACACCAACGGCTCCCAGTTCTTCATCTGCACCGTCCCCTGCAATTGGCTCGACGGCAAGCACGTGGTCTTCGGCGAGGTCGTCGAGGGCATGGACGTCGTCAAGAACATCGAGAAGGTGGGCTCCCGCAGCGGCACCTGCTCCAAGCAGGTCGTCATCGCCGACTGCGGCCAGCTCTAG